From Skermanella sp. TT6, a single genomic window includes:
- the lpdA gene encoding dihydrolipoyl dehydrogenase has protein sequence MADTQFDLIVIGGGPGGYVAAIRAAQLGMKTAVVEREHLGGICLNWGCIPTKALLRSAEVSHLLHHLDDYGFSAKEVSFDLQKVVKRSRGVASQLSGGVKHLLKKNKVTVIDGHATLLGKGRIKVEKDGTTTVGEFQAKHIIIATGARAREFPNMKADGKLVWTYRHAMVPDTMPKSILVIGSGAIGIEFASFYLNMGAKVTVAEMVDRILPAEDEEISAMARKSFEKQGMKIYTGAKVGEFQKGADSVTTTIEANGKTETITVDRVILAVGIVGNVENIGLENTKVKTEKSHILVNEWLETDEPGLYAIGDVVGAPWLAHKASHEGVICVEHIAGIKEAHPIDVRNIPGCTYSHPQVASVGLSEAKAKAAGYEVKVGRFPFIGNGKAIALGEPEGMVKTVFDAKTGELLGAHMIGAEVTELIQGYGIAKTMETTEAELMHTIFPHPTLSEMMHESVLAAYGRAIHY, from the coding sequence GTGGCTGATACTCAATTCGACCTCATCGTCATCGGCGGCGGACCCGGCGGCTATGTCGCCGCCATCCGGGCGGCCCAGCTCGGCATGAAGACCGCCGTCGTCGAGCGCGAGCACCTGGGCGGCATCTGCCTGAACTGGGGCTGCATCCCGACCAAGGCGCTGCTGCGCTCGGCCGAGGTATCGCACCTTCTGCACCACCTGGACGACTATGGCTTCTCCGCCAAGGAGGTCAGCTTCGACCTCCAGAAGGTGGTCAAGCGGTCGCGCGGCGTCGCCTCCCAGCTCTCCGGCGGCGTCAAGCACCTGCTGAAGAAGAACAAGGTCACCGTCATCGACGGCCATGCCACCCTGCTCGGCAAGGGCAGGATCAAGGTCGAGAAGGACGGCACCACCACCGTCGGCGAGTTCCAGGCCAAGCACATCATCATCGCGACCGGCGCCCGGGCCCGCGAGTTCCCGAACATGAAGGCCGACGGCAAGCTGGTCTGGACCTATCGCCACGCGATGGTCCCCGACACCATGCCCAAGTCGATCCTGGTGATCGGCTCCGGCGCGATCGGCATCGAGTTCGCGAGCTTCTACCTGAACATGGGCGCCAAGGTCACCGTGGCCGAGATGGTCGACCGCATCCTCCCCGCGGAGGACGAGGAGATCAGCGCCATGGCCCGCAAGTCGTTCGAGAAGCAGGGCATGAAGATCTACACCGGCGCCAAGGTCGGTGAGTTCCAGAAGGGCGCCGACAGCGTCACGACCACCATCGAGGCCAACGGCAAGACCGAGACCATCACGGTGGACCGGGTCATCCTGGCGGTCGGGATCGTCGGCAACGTCGAGAACATCGGCCTCGAGAACACCAAGGTGAAAACGGAGAAGTCGCACATCCTGGTGAACGAGTGGCTGGAGACCGACGAGCCCGGCCTCTACGCGATCGGCGACGTGGTCGGCGCTCCCTGGCTGGCCCACAAGGCGAGCCACGAGGGCGTGATCTGCGTCGAGCACATCGCCGGGATCAAGGAGGCCCACCCGATCGACGTCCGCAACATCCCGGGCTGCACCTACTCGCACCCGCAGGTGGCCAGCGTCGGCCTCAGCGAGGCGAAGGCGAAGGCTGCGGGCTACGAGGTCAAGGTCGGCCGCTTCCCGTTCATCGGCAACGGCAAGGCGATCGCCCTCGGCGAGCCGGAGGGCATGGTCAAGACGGTGTTCGACGCCAAGACGGGCGAGTTGCTGGGCGCCCACATGATCGGCGCCGAGGTGACCGAGTTGATCCAGGGCTACGGCATCGCCAAGACCATGGAGACGACCGAAGCCGAATTGATGCACACCATCTTCCCGCACCCGACCCTGTCGGAGATGATGCACGAGTCCGTCCTCGCGGCCTATGGCAGGGCGATCCACTACTGA
- a CDS encoding DNA/RNA non-specific endonuclease encodes MPKSIVFSAVNIDGARSDRTVKRTNVWRFDPRIGREFQILDGVYGNDKEGFFSRGHMTRREDPNWGDKKTARQADADTFHATNACPQRQSFNGGIWLGLEDHILDNTDRENIRISVITGPVFQEDDPVYYDVPIPLEFWKVVVFTNAATRQLTAIGYKRSQARLLPARRRRFIFGDFEDSQVSIAGLSEDTGLDFGAYVPFDVLEKGDPGLRIALSSVRDLYLSP; translated from the coding sequence ATGCCAAAGAGCATTGTGTTCAGCGCCGTCAACATCGACGGCGCCAGGTCCGACCGCACCGTCAAGCGCACCAACGTCTGGCGGTTCGATCCCCGCATCGGGCGGGAATTCCAGATCCTCGACGGCGTCTACGGCAACGACAAGGAAGGCTTCTTCAGCCGCGGGCACATGACCCGCCGGGAAGACCCGAACTGGGGCGACAAGAAGACCGCCAGGCAAGCCGACGCCGACACCTTCCACGCCACCAACGCCTGCCCCCAGCGGCAGTCGTTCAACGGCGGCATCTGGCTCGGCCTGGAGGACCATATCCTCGACAACACCGATCGGGAGAACATCCGGATCTCGGTCATCACGGGGCCGGTGTTTCAGGAGGACGATCCCGTCTACTACGACGTCCCGATCCCCCTGGAGTTCTGGAAGGTCGTCGTCTTCACCAACGCCGCCACCCGCCAGCTTACCGCGATAGGCTACAAGCGGTCCCAGGCCCGCCTGCTTCCGGCCCGGCGGCGCCGCTTCATCTTCGGCGACTTCGAGGATTCGCAGGTGAGCATCGCCGGCCTTTCCGAGGATACCGGTTTGGACTTCGGCGCCTACGTGCCCTTCGATGTGCTCGAAAAGGGCGATCCCGGCCTGCGGATCGCCCTGTCCAGCGTCAGGGACCTTTACCTGTCGCCCTGA
- the lipA gene encoding lipoyl synthase, with product MTASPPIDRVRHPEKAHRPDNPVQRKPDWIRVKAPVSAEYAETRRLMRGLKLNTVCEEAACPNIGECWKKKHATFMILGAVCTRACAFCNVATGRPDLLDPHEPDNVAEAVGSLGLEHVVITSVDRDDLDDGGADHFARTILRIRETAPGTTIEILTPDFMRKKGAVEHVARARPDVFNHNLETVPRLYPTIRPGARYFTSLNLLSRVKELEPGIFTKSGIMVGLGETKEEVLQVMDDLRAADVDFLTIGQYLQPTPKHAAVDRFVTPDEFASYAAIARGKGFLMVSSSPLTRSSYHAGDDFRRMRDARDAKLAAAAAS from the coding sequence ATGACCGCATCCCCCCCGATCGACCGCGTCCGCCATCCGGAAAAGGCCCACCGGCCGGACAACCCGGTGCAGCGCAAACCGGATTGGATCAGGGTCAAGGCACCCGTTTCCGCCGAATATGCCGAGACGCGGCGCCTGATGCGCGGCCTGAAGCTGAACACCGTCTGCGAAGAGGCGGCCTGCCCGAACATCGGCGAGTGCTGGAAGAAGAAGCACGCGACCTTCATGATCCTGGGCGCCGTCTGCACCCGCGCCTGCGCCTTCTGCAACGTGGCGACCGGACGCCCGGACCTGCTGGACCCGCACGAGCCCGACAACGTCGCCGAGGCGGTCGGTTCGCTGGGGCTGGAGCACGTGGTCATCACCTCCGTCGACCGCGACGACCTGGACGATGGCGGCGCGGACCATTTCGCCCGCACGATCCTGCGCATCCGCGAGACGGCACCCGGCACCACGATCGAGATCCTGACGCCCGACTTCATGCGCAAGAAGGGGGCCGTGGAGCATGTCGCGAGGGCCCGGCCGGACGTGTTCAACCACAACCTGGAAACCGTGCCCCGCCTCTATCCGACGATCCGTCCCGGCGCCCGTTACTTTACGTCCCTCAACCTGTTGTCCCGTGTGAAGGAGCTGGAACCCGGCATCTTCACGAAGTCCGGCATCATGGTCGGGCTTGGCGAGACCAAGGAAGAGGTGTTGCAGGTGATGGACGACCTCCGGGCGGCCGACGTGGATTTCCTGACCATCGGCCAGTATCTCCAGCCCACGCCCAAGCATGCCGCGGTGGACCGATTCGTCACGCCGGACGAGTTCGCCAGCTACGCGGCGATCGCGCGCGGCAAGGGCTTCCTGATGGTTTCCAGTTCGCCGCTGACCCGCTCGTCCTACCATGCGGGCGACGATTTCCGACGGATGCGCGACGCGCGCGACGCCAAGCTTGCCGCGGCCGCCGCCTCCTAA
- a CDS encoding bifunctional 2-C-methyl-D-erythritol 4-phosphate cytidylyltransferase/2-C-methyl-D-erythritol 2,4-cyclodiphosphate synthase: MTSCVALIVAAGSGERFGGDRPKQYQDLGGRAVLHHTVGAFLRHAYVDAVQVVIQPGHRELYDAAIAGLDLPEPVAGGATRQESVRLGLERLAARDPVPDFVLIHDAARPLVSGATVQAVRDRLDEVPAAIAAVPVTDTLKRGTGGLVSGTVERAGLWRAQTPQGFRFGEILRAHRELAGAELTDDAAVAERAGLDVALVEGNVENLKVTNRDDLAQAAMLMNASIPSPPQDVRIGMGYDVHRFSAGDHVVLCGIKVPHEARLEGHSDADVGLHALTDAILGALAAGDIGSHFPPSDPQWRGADSALFLRHAVGMVRERGGVIAHADVTLICERPKIGPHREAMVARMAELLEIAPDRVSVKATTTERLGFTGRGEGIAAQAVATICLPGT; the protein is encoded by the coding sequence ATGACCTCATGCGTGGCGCTGATCGTCGCCGCCGGCAGCGGAGAACGCTTCGGCGGCGACCGCCCCAAACAATACCAGGATCTGGGCGGCCGTGCCGTGCTGCACCATACGGTCGGCGCGTTTCTTCGCCATGCCTACGTCGATGCCGTCCAGGTGGTGATCCAACCCGGCCACCGCGAGCTTTATGATGCCGCAATCGCCGGCCTCGACCTGCCCGAACCCGTGGCGGGAGGCGCGACCCGCCAGGAATCGGTCCGTCTCGGGCTGGAACGGCTGGCTGCGCGCGACCCGGTGCCCGACTTCGTGCTGATCCACGATGCCGCCCGGCCGCTGGTGAGCGGGGCCACGGTCCAGGCGGTCCGGGACAGGCTGGACGAGGTTCCCGCCGCGATCGCCGCCGTTCCCGTGACGGACACGCTGAAACGCGGCACCGGCGGCCTGGTCAGCGGCACGGTGGAGCGTGCCGGCCTGTGGCGCGCCCAGACGCCGCAGGGGTTCCGCTTCGGCGAGATCCTGCGGGCGCATCGGGAACTGGCCGGCGCCGAACTGACCGACGACGCGGCGGTGGCGGAGCGGGCGGGTCTGGACGTGGCCCTGGTGGAAGGCAATGTGGAAAACCTCAAGGTGACCAATCGCGATGATCTGGCGCAGGCCGCCATGCTGATGAACGCCTCCATACCCTCCCCGCCGCAGGACGTGCGGATCGGGATGGGCTACGACGTCCACCGGTTCTCGGCCGGCGACCATGTGGTGCTGTGCGGGATCAAGGTACCCCACGAGGCGCGGCTGGAAGGCCACTCCGATGCCGACGTGGGGCTGCACGCCCTGACCGACGCGATCCTGGGCGCGCTGGCCGCAGGAGACATCGGCAGCCATTTCCCGCCCAGCGACCCGCAATGGCGCGGCGCCGACAGCGCCCTGTTCCTGCGCCACGCGGTCGGCATGGTCCGCGAGCGCGGGGGCGTGATCGCCCACGCCGACGTGACCCTGATCTGCGAGCGCCCGAAGATCGGCCCGCACCGGGAGGCGATGGTCGCCCGCATGGCCGAGCTTCTGGAAATCGCGCCCGACCGGGTCAGCGTCAAGGCGACCACGACCGAGCGGCTGGGCTTCACCGGCCGGGGCGAAGGGATCGCGGCCCAGGCGGTGGCCACCATCTGCCTGCCGGGGACCTGA
- a CDS encoding type II toxin-antitoxin system RatA family toxin — protein sequence MPTHAEKRVLPYKPEQMYDLVADIERYPEFLPWCLAARIRKREGDVIYADLIIGFKMIRERFTSRVTLSPPDRIDVSYTEGPFSYLNNHWIFLPTEDGGCLIDFYVDFEFRSKMLQKIIGVLFNEAVRRMVAAFESRARQLYGDGTTTAGTTTSTPA from the coding sequence ATGCCGACACACGCAGAGAAGCGGGTACTGCCGTACAAGCCTGAGCAGATGTACGACCTCGTGGCCGACATCGAGCGTTATCCGGAGTTCCTCCCCTGGTGCCTGGCGGCGCGGATCCGCAAGCGCGAAGGGGACGTGATCTACGCCGACCTGATCATCGGCTTCAAGATGATCCGGGAGCGATTCACGTCCCGGGTGACGCTGAGCCCGCCCGACCGGATCGACGTCTCCTACACCGAAGGCCCCTTCAGCTACTTGAACAACCACTGGATCTTCCTGCCCACGGAAGACGGCGGCTGCCTGATCGACTTCTACGTCGATTTCGAGTTCCGCTCGAAGATGCTCCAGAAGATCATCGGGGTGCTGTTCAACGAAGCCGTCCGCCGCATGGTCGCGGCGTTCGAGAGCCGGGCGCGGCAGCTTTACGGCGACGGGACGACCACGGCCGGCACCACGACCTCGACGCCGGCCTGA
- a CDS encoding inner membrane protein YpjD, which translates to MFQNVMFSLTALLALMPASLLAYVRDGFRQGRGPDAVFWAVLFVAVAGPLAWSVIQLDGTWRTGLSTTLWVSIAACMVLYSGLCLTTRSGWRLMPLLLPYLLLVGLFATAATEAPDPTLSASAPTVWVDLHIGVSVTTYALLTLAAVSALAAFLQERALKAKRPTPLTRMLPPMADSEQLQGRLLVASEIVLGLGLATGMSVLYFEQGVLFRVDHKTVLSVATFVVIGGLLIAHAATGVRGRRAARFVLLAFLLLTLGYPGVKFVTDILIS; encoded by the coding sequence ATGTTCCAGAACGTCATGTTCAGCCTCACCGCCCTGCTGGCCCTGATGCCGGCCTCGCTGCTGGCCTATGTTCGCGACGGATTCCGGCAGGGCAGGGGACCGGACGCCGTGTTCTGGGCGGTGCTGTTCGTGGCCGTCGCGGGTCCGCTCGCCTGGTCCGTGATCCAGCTCGACGGGACATGGCGCACGGGACTGTCCACGACCCTGTGGGTCAGCATCGCCGCCTGCATGGTGCTGTACTCCGGGCTGTGCCTGACCACCCGCTCCGGCTGGCGGCTGATGCCGCTGCTGCTGCCCTACCTGTTGCTGGTCGGACTGTTCGCGACCGCCGCCACCGAGGCGCCGGACCCGACGCTGAGCGCCTCCGCCCCGACCGTCTGGGTCGACCTGCATATCGGGGTTTCCGTCACGACCTATGCCCTCCTGACCCTGGCCGCGGTCTCGGCCCTGGCGGCCTTCCTGCAGGAGCGGGCGCTGAAAGCGAAGCGCCCGACCCCGCTGACCCGCATGCTGCCCCCCATGGCCGACAGCGAGCAGCTCCAGGGGCGGCTGCTGGTGGCATCCGAGATCGTGCTCGGCCTCGGCCTCGCGACCGGCATGTCCGTCCTGTACTTCGAGCAGGGCGTCCTGTTCCGAGTCGACCACAAGACAGTCCTTTCCGTCGCCACCTTCGTGGTCATCGGCGGGCTGCTGATCGCCCATGCGGCGACCGGCGTACGGGGCAGGCGGGCCGCCCGCTTTGTACTTCTTGCTTTTCTGCTGCTCACTTTGGGCTATCCCGGCGTCAAGTTCGTCACGGATATTTTAATCTCCTGA
- a CDS encoding CinA family protein, whose product MFSDDVLERARAVLAAYDAAGLKLATAESCTGGLIAAALTEIAGSSSVVERGFVTYSNEAKTELLGVPSDLIGRVGAVSPEVAEAMAAGAVAHSRADAAVAVTGIAGPGGSTPGKPVGLVYFGVARRGGALRHERRIFEGDRSAVRRAAVMVALDLAAGAASQGDR is encoded by the coding sequence ATGTTTTCCGACGACGTCCTGGAACGCGCCCGAGCCGTCCTGGCCGCCTACGACGCGGCGGGGCTGAAGCTGGCGACGGCGGAGTCCTGCACCGGCGGCCTGATCGCCGCCGCCCTCACGGAGATCGCCGGCTCCTCCAGCGTGGTGGAGCGGGGCTTCGTGACCTATTCCAACGAGGCGAAGACGGAACTGCTGGGCGTGCCGTCCGACCTGATCGGCCGCGTCGGCGCCGTCAGCCCAGAGGTGGCGGAGGCGATGGCGGCCGGCGCGGTCGCCCATTCCCGGGCCGATGCGGCGGTCGCCGTCACCGGCATCGCCGGGCCGGGAGGATCCACCCCGGGCAAGCCGGTCGGCTTGGTCTATTTCGGGGTCGCTAGGCGCGGCGGCGCGCTCCGCCACGAGCGCCGAATCTTCGAGGGCGACCGGTCGGCGGTGCGGCGGGCGGCGGTGATGGTCGCGCTGGATCTGGCGGCGGGGGCGGCGTCTCAGGGCGACAGGTAA